A stretch of Ipomoea triloba cultivar NCNSP0323 chromosome 13, ASM357664v1 DNA encodes these proteins:
- the LOC116002868 gene encoding general transcription factor 3C polypeptide 3-like — protein sequence MGEETNEVGSSEDGAKFVSNAGSEKDVELDGSEGASGSDDECDDGYSGESEEEEVSEEEITPFSFLEDDANYEALAEKKRKAVAAHQNEGPSKKQKETEVLGASFDEIMEAMCYGSKRKSRRRKRKKGRPKGSRGNGDPVAKKLLGEATLCYATGDYERAVKLLTECIRRNPMHDAYHTLGLVYNAKGDKKRAIYAYMLATKSVTRPKETSLWKSLLSWFLDLGNSAAVNYYLPKAIAADPEDITLKFLGASHYTELQEHEKAAKLYEQIHQLCPDNSDACISAAELYKQCGKVECSLVSLENYLSHYPTGGDPRIKSMLISICIENGEYSRALQHIRKDCSGKELSFDLTAKAGICYLHLGDLDNAKALFGAFHLENANDFTESIIEIADTFKKLEHYESALHYYLMLERKLGPISGTLNLKIAECYLSLIKMDEAITFFCKAIPLLENSVETRLTLASLLLEKEKDKEAISFLSPPNSEFGLQTVCNIPEKWWHEEKVQLRLANIYRDKDMIQEFVDTFYPLVYRSLTSEGPKKVGKKLPKRVLLERAKVLDNDQTDNPLQGFKPVANVTDRRKASRAKRVLQRRSELKEEKKTKTLAAGLDWKSEDSDDEFRVSLHKKKPPTPKLLKDEENHQLFVDLTKALASLGRYEEAFDVCNLTLRFASDILSNERRDSVTTLGAQLACKIQDAKSGCSFLRHFLHQHPSKMAAWSYYYKALSKLEIAPSTNNRFLLHARNQQKDCIPPIIIAGHQFCEIGQYQVAAREYLETHKLLPNCPLINLCIGTALINLAFDIRLKNKHQCVLQGLAFLYNNLQLCENSQEALYNIARAYQQVGLVSLAASYYENVLTTMEKDCPIPSFPYENQCAQIRKPGHCDLRREAAYNLHLIYKASGAFDLSRQVLQDHCTV from the coding sequence ATGGGTGAAGAAACAAACGAAGTTGGTTCTTCTGAAGACGGTGCAAAGTTTGTGTCAAATGCAGGTTCTGAAAAAGATGTGGAGTTAGATGGCAGTGAAGGAGCAAGCGGGTCAGATGATGAGTGTGATGATGGGTATAGTGGTgaaagtgaagaagaagaagtgtcAGAAGAGGAGATAACACCTTTTAGTTTCCTGGAGGATGATGCTAATTATGAAGCACTGGCtgagaaaaagagaaaagcaGTTGCAGCTCACCAAAATGAAGGGCCTTCAAAAAAACAGAAGGAGACAGAGGTGTTAGGTGCTAGTTTTGATGAAATTATGGAAGCCATGTGTTATGGAAGTAAAAGGAAATCAAggaggagaaaaagaaaaaaaggaaggCCTAAAGGGTCTAGAGGTAACGGGGATCCTGTAGCCAAGAAATTGTTAGGGGAGGCCACACTGTGTTATGCAACTGGGGATTATGAAAGGGCTGTAAAATTGCTGACTGAATGTATCAGGCGAAATCCTATGCATGATGCATATCATACACTCGGCCTTGTTTACAATGCAAAGGGTGATAAGAAAAGGGCTATTTATGCCTACATGCTTGCCACTAAAAGTGTAACTAGGCCTAAGGAAACATCTCTGTGGAAGTCGCTTCTTTCATGGTTTCTAGATCTAGGGAACTCCGCTGCTGTTAATTATTACCTTCCCAAGGCAATAGCTGCTGACCCTGAGGATATTACACTTAAATTCCTCGGAGCATCACATTATACAGAACTTCAAGAGCATGAGAAAGCTGCTAagttatatgaacaaatacatcAGCTTTGTCCTGATAATTCTGATGCTTGCATATCGGCAGCAGAGTTGTATAAGCAGTGCGGTAAAGTTGAATGTTCACTAGTTTCTTTGGAGAATTATCTTAGCCACTACCCAACTGGTGGTGATCCAAGAATCAAGTCAATGCTAATTAGCATATGCATTGAAAATGGTGAATACTCTAGAGCTCTTCAACATATTAGAAAAGATTGTTCAGGAAAAGAATTGTCGTTTGATCTAACAGCCAAGGCAGGAATTTGCTACCTTCATCTTGGAGATTTAGATAATGCAAAAGCTCTTTTTGGGGCATTCCATTTAGAGAATGCAAATGATTTTACTGAGTCAATCATTGAAATTGCGGACACATTTAAGAAACTTGAGCATTATGAATCTGCTTTACATTACTACCTGATGTTGGAAAGAAAGTTGGGACCTATCAGTGGAACTCTGAATTTGAAAATTGCTGAATGTTACTTATCATTGATTAAAATGGACGAAGCAATTACATTCTTCTGCAAAGCTATACCGTTGCTTGAAAACAGTGTTGAGACTCGGCTGACCTTAGCTTCCCTTCTTCTCGAGAAAGAGAAAGATAAAGAAGCAATATCGTTCCTTTCTCCTCCAAATTCAGAGTTTGGGTTGCAAACTGTTTGTAATATACCTGAAAAATGGTGGCATGAAGAGAAAGTGCAACTCAGGCTTGCCAACATCTACCGAGATAAAGATATGATTCAAGAATTTGTTGATACATTCTATCCCTTGGTTTATCGGTCATTAACCTCTGAAGGTCCAAAAAAGGTAGGTAAGAAGCTTCCAAAGAGAGTGCTTCTTGAAAGAGCCAAAGTGTTAGACAATGATCAGACTGACAATCCATTGCAAGGATTTAAACCAGTGGCTAATGTAACTGACAGAAGAAAGGCTTCCAGAGCAAAGAGGGTCCTTCAACGGAGATCtgaattgaaggaagaaaagaaaacaaaaactttaGCAGCTGGTCTGGATTGGAAGAGCGAAGATTCAGACGATGAATTTCGGGTATCACTGCACAAAAAGAAACCTCCCACTCCTAAACTCCTAAAAGATGAGGAGAATCATCAACTCTTTGTGGACTTGACCAAAGCTCTGGCATCTTTAGGGAGATATGAAGAAGCATTTGATGTTTGCAATCTGACTCTTAGGTTTGCTTCCGATATATTATCTAACGAAAGGAGGGATAGTGTTACAACTCTTGGTGCCCAATTGGCATGTAAAATCCAAGATGCAAAGAGTGGTTGCAGCTTTCTGAGGCACTTCCTTCATCAGCATCCTTCAAAAATGGCAGCATGGAGTTACTACTATAAAGCACTATCAAAGCTAGAGATTGCTCCTTCTACAAACAATAGATTTCTACTACATGCTCGCAATCAACAGAAAGATTGTATCCCACCTATCATCATTGCAGGGCATCAATTTTGTGAAATCGGCCAGTATCAAGTAGCAGCTAGGGAATACCTGGAAACTCACAAACTTCTACCAAATTGCCCTTTAATTAATCTTTGCATAGGCACTGCACTGATTAACTTAGCCTTTGATATTAGGCTGAAGAATAAGCATCAATGTGTGCTACAAGGCTTGGCATTTTTATACAACAATTTGCAGCTTTGTGAAAATAGCCAAGAAGCGTTATACAACATAGCTCGAGCATATCAACAAGTTGGCCTTGTATCTCTTGCAGCTTCATATTATGAAAATGTGTTAACTACGATGGAAAAGGATTGCCCAATTCCAAGCTTTCCGTATGAAAATCAGTGTGCCCAAATCCGAAAGCCTGGTCATTGCGATCTTCGCAGAGAAGCAGCTTACAATCTTCACCTAATTTACAAGGCAAGTGGGGCATTTGATCTTTCTAGGCAAGTTTTGCAAGATCACTGCACTGTGTGA